A window of the Mesorhizobium opportunistum WSM2075 genome harbors these coding sequences:
- a CDS encoding HpcH/HpaI aldolase family protein, protein MSLKSRLAADETLVTAWSGVPDALTVEIIAKQGFDAVTLDMQHGGHHEDSVLRGLVPVLAANKPALVRIPVGRFDMASRALDFGAEAVIAPMVNSVADARLFAAAMKYPPLGERSWGPTYAFPRHGKGDQAEWLRDTNQRTMAFAMVETRAALDALDGILDTPGIDGIFLGPSDFSIAWTNGTTVNSTLESMMETVASVAERTRKAGKHAAIYVVEPAIAGRVVSMGYRLLATGSEHALISLGAKTLLKSIKDSIGS, encoded by the coding sequence ATGTCCCTGAAGTCCCGTCTCGCCGCCGATGAAACGCTGGTCACCGCATGGTCGGGCGTGCCCGACGCACTGACCGTCGAGATCATCGCCAAGCAGGGCTTCGATGCCGTGACGCTGGACATGCAGCATGGCGGCCATCACGAGGACAGCGTCCTGCGCGGTCTGGTGCCGGTGCTCGCCGCGAATAAACCCGCGCTGGTGCGCATACCGGTCGGCCGTTTCGACATGGCGAGCCGGGCGCTCGATTTCGGCGCCGAGGCGGTCATCGCCCCGATGGTGAACTCGGTGGCCGACGCAAGGCTGTTCGCAGCGGCGATGAAATATCCGCCGCTCGGCGAGCGTTCGTGGGGTCCGACCTATGCTTTTCCACGCCATGGCAAAGGCGACCAAGCCGAATGGCTGCGCGACACCAATCAACGCACCATGGCCTTCGCCATGGTCGAGACGCGCGCCGCGCTCGACGCGCTCGACGGCATTCTCGACACGCCGGGCATCGACGGCATTTTCCTCGGTCCGTCGGATTTCTCGATCGCCTGGACCAACGGCACTACGGTCAATTCCACGCTGGAGAGCATGATGGAGACGGTGGCGTCGGTTGCCGAGCGCACCCGCAAGGCCGGCAAGCATGCGGCGATCTATGTCGTCGAACCGGCAATAGCCGGTCGTGTCGTGTCGATGGGTTATCGTCTGCTGGCCACTGGCTCGGAGCATGCGCTGATTTCGCTGGGCGCAAAGACCCTGCTCAAGAGCATCAAGGATTCGATCGGATCCTGA
- a CDS encoding DUF1476 domain-containing protein, giving the protein MSSMKDREEGFERKFAFDEELRFKASARRNKALGLWAAEKLGKSGADADVYAKEVVVSDIEEAGDHDVFRKIRKDFDAAGVDQSDHQIRRTMDELMAQAIEQIKNT; this is encoded by the coding sequence ATGAGCAGCATGAAAGACCGCGAAGAGGGCTTCGAACGCAAATTCGCATTCGACGAGGAGCTTCGGTTCAAGGCCTCCGCCCGCCGCAACAAGGCGCTCGGCCTTTGGGCCGCCGAAAAGCTCGGAAAGTCGGGCGCTGACGCCGATGTCTATGCCAAGGAAGTGGTGGTTTCCGACATCGAGGAAGCCGGCGACCACGACGTGTTCCGCAAGATCCGCAAGGATTTCGATGCCGCTGGCGTCGACCAGTCCGACCATCAGATCCGCCGCACCATGGACGAGCTGATGGCGCAAGCGATCGAGCAGATCAAGAACACCTGA
- the purC gene encoding phosphoribosylaminoimidazolesuccinocarboxamide synthase produces MKNRRRIYEGKAKILYEGPEPGTLIQFFKDDATAFNKKKHEVIDGKGVLNNRISEYIFNHLNRMGIPTHFIRRLNMREQLIKEVEIIPLEVVVRNVAAGSLSKRLGIEEGTVLPRSIIEFYYKADALDDPMVSEEHITAFGWASPQEIDDVMALAIRVNDFLSGLFMGVGIQLVDFKIECGRLFEGDMMRIVVADEISPDSCRLWDVATQDKLDKDRFRRDMGGLVEAYQEVARRLGIMNENEPPRPTGPVLVASTDGLKGKPH; encoded by the coding sequence ATGAAAAATCGCCGCCGCATTTATGAAGGCAAGGCCAAGATCCTCTATGAGGGACCCGAGCCGGGCACGCTGATCCAGTTCTTCAAGGACGATGCAACCGCGTTCAACAAGAAGAAGCACGAGGTCATCGACGGCAAGGGCGTGCTCAACAACCGCATTTCCGAATATATCTTCAATCACCTGAACCGCATGGGCATTCCGACGCACTTCATCCGCCGGCTCAACATGCGCGAGCAGCTGATCAAGGAAGTCGAGATCATTCCGCTCGAAGTGGTGGTGCGCAATGTCGCCGCCGGCTCGCTGTCGAAGCGCCTCGGCATCGAGGAAGGCACGGTTCTGCCGCGCTCGATCATCGAATTCTATTACAAGGCCGACGCGCTCGACGACCCGATGGTGTCGGAAGAGCATATCACCGCATTCGGCTGGGCAAGCCCGCAGGAGATCGATGACGTCATGGCGCTGGCCATCCGCGTCAACGACTTCCTCTCCGGCCTGTTCATGGGTGTCGGCATCCAGCTCGTCGACTTCAAGATCGAATGCGGGCGCCTGTTCGAAGGCGACATGATGCGCATCGTCGTCGCCGACGAGATTTCGCCGGACTCCTGCCGCCTGTGGGACGTGGCAACGCAAGACAAGCTCGACAAGGACCGTTTCCGCCGCGACATGGGCGGCCTGGTCGAAGCCTACCAGGAAGTCGCCCGCCGCCTCGGCATCATGAACGAGAACGAACCGCCGCGCCCGACCGGCCCGGTGCTTGTCGCCTCGACCGACGGCCTCAAAGGCAAGCCGCACTAA
- the purS gene encoding phosphoribosylformylglycinamidine synthase subunit PurS → MIKARITVTLKNGVLDPQGKAIEHALSGLGFDGVGAVRQGKVFDVELAESDKAKAEADLKAMCDKLLANTVIENYSVTLT, encoded by the coding sequence GTGATCAAGGCCCGCATTACCGTTACCCTCAAGAATGGCGTGCTCGACCCGCAAGGCAAGGCGATCGAACACGCGCTGTCCGGACTGGGCTTTGATGGCGTGGGCGCAGTGCGGCAGGGCAAGGTGTTCGACGTCGAGCTGGCGGAAAGCGACAAGGCCAAAGCCGAGGCAGACCTGAAAGCCATGTGCGACAAGCTGCTGGCGAACACGGTGATTGAGAATTATAGTGTGACGCTTACCTAG
- the purQ gene encoding phosphoribosylformylglycinamidine synthase subunit PurQ — protein sequence MKSAVVLLPGLNRDRDMIAALTKISGKPPVTVWQTDTEIPDVDLIAIPGGFSFGDYLRCGAIAARMPVMRAVAEKAAKGVTVIGVCNGFQILVEAGLLPGALMRNTSLKFVCRQVKLEITNANTMFTSRYKPGQIIRSPVAHHDGNYFADARTLARLEGEGQVVFRYAEGTNPNGSINDIAGIINDRGNVLGLMPHPENLIEAAHGGSDGRALFESALGIAA from the coding sequence ATGAAATCAGCCGTCGTCCTCCTTCCCGGCCTCAACCGCGACCGCGACATGATCGCGGCGCTGACCAAGATTTCGGGAAAACCGCCGGTTACGGTCTGGCAGACCGACACTGAAATCCCCGATGTCGACCTGATCGCCATCCCCGGCGGCTTCTCGTTCGGTGACTATCTGCGTTGCGGCGCGATCGCGGCGCGCATGCCGGTCATGCGGGCGGTCGCCGAAAAGGCGGCCAAGGGCGTGACGGTTATCGGCGTTTGCAACGGTTTCCAGATCCTGGTCGAGGCCGGTCTCTTGCCTGGCGCCTTGATGCGCAACACCTCGCTGAAATTCGTCTGCCGGCAGGTGAAGCTCGAAATCACCAATGCCAACACCATGTTCACCAGCCGCTACAAACCGGGCCAGATCATCCGCTCGCCGGTAGCGCATCATGACGGCAACTATTTTGCCGATGCCCGCACACTTGCGCGCCTCGAAGGCGAAGGACAGGTGGTGTTCCGTTATGCCGAGGGCACCAACCCCAACGGCTCCATCAACGACATCGCGGGCATCATCAACGACCGGGGCAATGTGCTCGGCCTGATGCCGCATCCCGAAAACCTGATCGAAGCCGCCCATGGCGGCAGCGACGGCCGTGCGCTGTTCGAGAGCGCGCTCGGCATCGCCGCTTGA